A DNA window from Streptomyces canus contains the following coding sequences:
- a CDS encoding class I SAM-dependent methyltransferase, translating into MDRHGFLRQLHKVYRPRNYLEIGVNDGRSLTLSRVPTVAVDPAFKVTSEVSCDVHMVKATSDDFFGRKDPLIHLRNGRNPFRALARRDPLNFLGGDPRIEMAFIDGMHLFEFALRDFMNVERHSRWSSVIVLDDMLPRNVDEAARDRHTGMWTGDVFKVAQVLRRYRPDLVVVELDTKPTGVVAVFGADPTSTVLKDNYDKIMEEYRADDPQVVPEEVLLRKNAVQGEILLGADFWPALVRARNLRRPRSAFAPISRSIRAVTG; encoded by the coding sequence GTGGATCGGCACGGGTTTCTCCGCCAACTGCACAAGGTCTATCGCCCCCGTAACTACCTTGAGATCGGAGTGAACGACGGCCGCAGTCTGACGCTGTCCCGCGTTCCCACGGTCGCCGTCGACCCGGCGTTCAAGGTGACGTCGGAGGTCAGCTGTGATGTGCACATGGTCAAGGCCACGAGCGACGACTTTTTCGGTCGCAAGGACCCGCTGATCCACCTGCGCAACGGCCGCAACCCGTTCCGCGCGCTCGCCCGCCGCGATCCGCTGAACTTCCTGGGCGGTGACCCGCGGATCGAGATGGCGTTCATCGACGGCATGCACCTCTTCGAGTTCGCGCTGCGGGACTTCATGAACGTCGAGCGGCACTCGCGCTGGTCCAGTGTGATCGTGCTGGACGACATGCTGCCGCGCAACGTCGACGAGGCGGCCCGCGACCGGCACACGGGCATGTGGACCGGCGACGTGTTCAAGGTGGCGCAGGTGTTGCGGCGCTACCGCCCCGATCTGGTGGTGGTGGAGCTCGACACGAAGCCCACCGGTGTCGTGGCGGTCTTCGGAGCCGATCCGACCAGCACCGTGCTGAAGGACAACTACGACAAGATCATGGAGGAGTACCGCGCCGACGACCCGCAGGTCGTTCCGGAGGAGGTACTGCTGCGCAAGAACGCCGTCCAGGGCGAGATCCTGCTCGGGGCGGACTTCTGGCCGGCCCTCGTGCGGGCCCGCAATCTGCGCCGCCCCCGCTCGGCATTCGCGCCGATCAGCCGCAGCATCCGAGCGGTGACCGGCTGA
- the rfbC gene encoding dTDP-4-dehydrorhamnose 3,5-epimerase, which produces MKPLSIEGAWVHEPSVFPDERGSFHEWFRGADFRASTGHDLSLAQANCSVSRRGTLRGVHFADVPPSQAKYVKCVRGAVLDAVVDIRVGSPTYGQWELVRLDDETHASVYLSEGLGHAFLALTDDATVVYLCSEGYAPGREHGIHPLDPELGIEWPADVEPLLSDKDAAAPTLAEAAAQGLLPRYEDCVAYRSEL; this is translated from the coding sequence ATGAAGCCCCTTTCGATCGAAGGCGCCTGGGTCCACGAGCCCAGCGTCTTCCCGGACGAGCGCGGCAGCTTTCACGAGTGGTTCCGCGGAGCGGATTTCCGCGCGAGCACCGGGCATGACCTGTCCCTTGCCCAGGCGAACTGCTCGGTCTCCCGACGCGGCACCCTCCGCGGGGTCCACTTCGCCGACGTGCCGCCGAGCCAGGCCAAGTACGTGAAGTGCGTACGCGGCGCCGTGCTCGACGCCGTCGTCGACATCCGGGTCGGCTCTCCCACCTACGGGCAGTGGGAGCTGGTCCGTCTCGACGACGAGACACACGCCTCGGTCTACCTGTCCGAAGGCCTCGGACACGCCTTCCTGGCGCTGACCGATGACGCGACCGTCGTCTACCTCTGTTCCGAGGGCTACGCGCCGGGGCGGGAGCACGGCATCCATCCCCTCGATCCCGAGCTGGGCATCGAATGGCCGGCGGATGTGGAGCCGTTGCTTTCGGACAAGGACGCCGCCGCTCCGACGCTGGCGGAGGCGGCGGCACAGGGCCTGCTGCCCCGTTACGAGGACTGCGTCGCCTATCGCTCGGAACTCTGA
- a CDS encoding glycosyltransferase family 2 protein — translation MTVKVSIIIPVYNAGDYIERPINSLLKQSLPQDEFEVIFVDDGSTDDSAERLKKIADNTENFRVFSMPNSGWPGRPRNVGVANARGEYIHFLDQDDALGPKALEVMYERAQKNRSDIVVGKVKGNMRGPIRLFRESADSVGPEFAELYETLTPHKMFRRQFLLDNDITFQEGRCRLEDQMFLAKAYPLAKSITIVSDVVCYDWSKRDDGSNNSKSRTEPGDYYPWLAKTAQIVKANTSPGPVRDAFLTRNYRVEVLRNTSTQGFLKGDPFSMGHYEAARKVAVEEYSDSVREGLPPLWRFRAELLEADRVEDLRKVAERYRDTVSEVEFSGPVRWRRGVLVAPFRARLRYQDGATVKVRKLGDGYGLDLAVVQGIDGGPEWSFKDIENRAVVDFQLRQRNKSQAWFAEVESKLAVAADGTVEIKGTVRVDPDTAACGGRLPKGLYDVHVNVQMLGIERMARIEGGPVSELLPCGGERSQRLNIQAAPYWTRDGRLALDIGGNMHPVPDKSRDSQATWRKVAKKVKRVLSS, via the coding sequence ATGACCGTGAAGGTCAGCATCATCATCCCGGTCTACAACGCGGGGGACTACATCGAGCGCCCGATCAACTCGCTCCTGAAGCAGTCACTGCCGCAGGACGAGTTCGAGGTGATATTCGTCGACGACGGATCGACCGATGATTCCGCGGAGCGGCTGAAGAAAATAGCCGACAACACGGAGAACTTCCGGGTGTTCTCCATGCCGAACTCGGGCTGGCCCGGGCGTCCCCGCAATGTCGGTGTCGCCAACGCACGCGGAGAGTACATACATTTCCTCGACCAGGACGACGCCTTGGGGCCGAAGGCGCTGGAGGTGATGTACGAACGGGCGCAGAAGAATCGTTCCGACATAGTCGTCGGTAAGGTCAAGGGCAACATGCGCGGCCCGATTCGTCTTTTCCGTGAGTCGGCCGACAGCGTCGGCCCGGAGTTCGCCGAGCTGTACGAGACGCTGACCCCGCACAAGATGTTCCGGCGCCAGTTCCTGCTCGACAACGACATCACATTCCAGGAGGGGCGCTGCCGCCTGGAGGACCAGATGTTCCTGGCCAAGGCCTATCCGCTCGCCAAGAGCATAACGATAGTCAGCGATGTCGTGTGTTACGACTGGAGCAAGCGCGACGACGGCAGTAACAACAGCAAGAGCCGGACCGAGCCGGGTGACTACTATCCCTGGCTCGCCAAGACCGCGCAGATAGTCAAGGCCAACACGAGCCCGGGACCGGTGCGCGACGCCTTCCTGACGCGCAATTACCGCGTCGAAGTCCTGCGGAACACCTCCACACAGGGTTTCCTCAAGGGCGATCCCTTCAGCATGGGGCACTACGAGGCGGCCCGTAAGGTGGCGGTCGAGGAGTACTCGGATTCCGTCCGTGAGGGGCTGCCGCCGCTGTGGCGGTTCCGCGCCGAACTGCTCGAGGCCGACCGTGTCGAGGACCTGCGCAAGGTGGCCGAGCGTTACCGTGACACCGTCAGTGAGGTCGAGTTCAGCGGCCCGGTGCGCTGGCGGCGGGGTGTGCTGGTCGCGCCGTTCCGGGCCCGGCTGCGCTACCAGGACGGTGCCACGGTGAAGGTCAGGAAGCTGGGCGACGGCTACGGCCTCGACCTCGCCGTGGTCCAGGGGATAGACGGCGGGCCGGAATGGTCCTTCAAGGACATAGAGAACCGTGCGGTCGTGGATTTCCAGCTGCGTCAGCGCAACAAGTCGCAGGCTTGGTTTGCCGAGGTCGAGTCCAAGCTGGCGGTGGCCGCCGACGGGACTGTGGAGATCAAGGGAACCGTCCGCGTCGACCCGGACACGGCGGCATGTGGCGGTCGGCTCCCCAAGGGGCTGTACGACGTCCACGTCAATGTCCAGATGCTCGGGATCGAACGCATGGCCCGTATCGAGGGCGGCCCCGTGAGCGAGCTGCTGCCCTGCGGTGGTGAGCGGTCCCAGCGACTGAACATCCAGGCCGCTCCGTACTGGACCAGGGACGGGCGGCTCGCCCTCGACATCGGCGGGAACATGCACCCGGTCCCGGACAAGTCCCGTGATTCCCAGGCCACTTGGCGAAAGGTCGCCAAGAAGGTCAAACGAGTTCTCTCATCCTGA
- the rfbD gene encoding dTDP-4-dehydrorhamnose reductase, whose translation MTDNRTWLVTGAGGMLGQDVLARLAEAGERYVALDRAALDLTDAEAVSAALDEHRPAVVVNCAAWTAVDDAETREDEALAINGDGPRHLADACAGTGAVLLHVSTDYVFAGDAQEPYAEDAPTAPRSAYGRTKLVGEKAVLGIERGYVVRTAWLYGTGGPNFVRTMIKLETVKDTLDVVDDQRGQPTWTVDLADRLVRLGQAALAGTAPAGVYHGTSGGETTWFGLTREIFRLLGADPERVRPTTSAAFARPAPRPAYSVLGHNRWQQAGIEPIRDWSESLSCAMPVLVAELQEGNP comes from the coding sequence GTGACCGACAACCGCACCTGGCTGGTCACGGGCGCGGGCGGCATGCTGGGCCAGGACGTCCTGGCCCGGCTGGCCGAGGCGGGGGAGCGGTATGTCGCCCTCGACCGCGCGGCGCTGGACCTCACCGACGCCGAGGCCGTGAGCGCGGCGCTGGACGAGCACCGGCCCGCCGTGGTCGTCAACTGCGCCGCCTGGACGGCCGTCGACGACGCCGAGACCCGCGAGGACGAGGCGCTCGCGATCAACGGCGACGGGCCGCGTCACCTCGCCGACGCCTGCGCCGGTACCGGCGCCGTGCTGCTGCATGTCTCCACGGACTACGTCTTCGCCGGGGACGCCCAGGAGCCGTACGCGGAGGACGCCCCCACCGCGCCCCGCAGCGCCTACGGCCGCACCAAGCTCGTCGGGGAGAAGGCCGTGCTGGGGATCGAGCGCGGGTACGTCGTGCGCACCGCCTGGCTCTACGGCACCGGCGGCCCCAACTTCGTCCGCACGATGATCAAGCTGGAGACCGTCAAGGACACCCTCGACGTCGTCGACGACCAGCGCGGCCAGCCCACCTGGACCGTCGACCTGGCCGACCGCCTGGTGCGCCTCGGCCAGGCGGCTCTCGCGGGGACCGCTCCCGCCGGTGTCTATCACGGCACCAGCGGTGGTGAAACGACGTGGTTCGGGCTCACCCGGGAGATCTTCCGGCTGCTGGGCGCCGATCCCGAGCGGGTCCGGCCGACCACCAGCGCGGCGTTCGCCCGCCCCGCGCCCCGGCCCGCCTACAGCGTGCTCGGGCACAACCGCTGGCAGCAGGCCGGCATCGAACCGATTCGTGACTGGTCCGAGAGTCTCAGCTGCGCGATGCCCGTGTTGGTCGCGGAGCTCCAGGAGGGGAACCCATGA
- the rfbB gene encoding dTDP-glucose 4,6-dehydratase — translation MTTRILVTGGAGFIGSHYVRTVLGPQGPGDVSITVLDKLTYAGNPANLDEVREHPGFAFVQGDICDPELVGKLMAEHDQVVHFAAESHVDRSIDGGAEFVRTNVVGTHTLIDAAHRAGIKTFVHISTDEVYGSIDEGSWPETHPLEPNSPYSSAKASSDLIALSYHRTHGLDVRVTRCSNNYGHHHFPEKVIPLFVTNLLDGKKVPLYGDGGNVRDWLHIDDHVQGIELVRTKGRAGEVYNIGGGTELSNKELTGLLLKACGADWETSVEYVEDRKGHDRRYSVDCTKIREELGYEPRKSFEQGLAETVQWYRDNRAWWEPLKERAAL, via the coding sequence ATGACCACTCGGATTCTGGTGACCGGCGGTGCCGGCTTCATCGGCTCGCACTACGTCCGTACCGTGCTCGGCCCTCAGGGCCCAGGTGACGTCTCGATCACCGTCCTGGACAAGCTGACGTACGCGGGCAACCCGGCCAACCTCGACGAGGTGCGCGAGCACCCGGGCTTCGCCTTCGTGCAGGGCGACATCTGCGACCCCGAGCTGGTCGGCAAGCTGATGGCCGAGCACGACCAGGTCGTCCACTTCGCCGCCGAGTCGCACGTCGACCGTTCCATCGACGGTGGCGCGGAGTTCGTGCGCACCAACGTGGTCGGCACCCACACCCTCATCGACGCGGCCCACCGCGCGGGCATCAAGACCTTCGTGCACATCTCCACCGACGAGGTCTACGGCTCGATCGACGAGGGCTCCTGGCCCGAGACGCACCCGCTGGAGCCCAACTCGCCGTATTCCTCGGCGAAGGCGTCCAGTGACCTGATCGCGCTGTCGTACCACCGCACCCACGGCCTCGACGTGCGGGTGACCCGCTGCTCCAACAACTACGGGCACCACCACTTCCCCGAGAAGGTCATCCCGCTCTTCGTGACCAACCTCCTCGACGGCAAGAAGGTCCCGCTGTACGGCGACGGCGGCAACGTCCGTGACTGGCTGCACATCGACGACCACGTCCAGGGCATCGAGCTCGTGCGCACCAAGGGCCGCGCCGGCGAGGTCTACAACATCGGCGGCGGCACCGAGCTCTCCAACAAGGAGCTCACCGGTCTGCTGCTGAAGGCGTGCGGCGCCGACTGGGAGACCAGCGTCGAGTACGTCGAGGACCGGAAGGGCCACGACCGTCGCTACTCCGTCGACTGCACGAAGATCCGCGAGGAGCTCGGCTACGAGCCCCGCAAGAGCTTCGAGCAGGGACTCGCCGAGACCGTGCAGTGGTACCGCGACAACCGCGCCTGGTGGGAGCCGCTGAAGGAGCGGGCCGCGCTGTGA
- a CDS encoding glucose-1-phosphate thymidylyltransferase — MKALVLSGGAGTRLRPITHTSAKQLVPVANKPVLFYGLEAIAEAGISEVGIVVGDTADEIREAVGDGSQFGIKVTYIPQEAPLGLAHAVLIAQEFLGDEDFVMYLGDNFIVGGITGLVDEFRAERPEAQILLTRVPNPTSFGVAELDADGRVVGLEEKPKQPKSDLALVGVYLFTPAIHEAVRSIEPSWRGELEITHAIQWLIDQKRDVRSTTISGYWKDTGNVTDMLEVNRSVLETVEPVNEGTVDETSEIIGRVRIEAGASVRGSRIVGPAIIGAGTVVNDAYIGPFTSVSEDCRIEDSEIEYSIVLRGSSVTGVRRVEASLIGRDVEVTPAPRNPKAHRLVLGDHSKVQISS, encoded by the coding sequence GTGAAGGCTCTCGTGCTCTCCGGGGGAGCGGGCACCCGCCTCCGCCCGATCACCCACACGTCCGCCAAGCAGTTGGTGCCGGTCGCCAACAAGCCAGTGCTGTTCTACGGCCTGGAGGCGATCGCCGAGGCCGGGATCAGCGAGGTGGGCATCGTCGTCGGCGACACCGCGGACGAGATCCGTGAGGCGGTCGGTGACGGTTCCCAGTTCGGGATCAAGGTCACCTACATCCCGCAGGAAGCGCCGCTGGGCCTCGCCCACGCCGTGCTCATCGCGCAGGAGTTCCTCGGTGACGAGGACTTCGTCATGTACCTCGGCGACAACTTCATCGTCGGCGGCATCACCGGTCTGGTGGACGAGTTCCGCGCCGAGCGGCCCGAGGCGCAGATCCTGCTGACCCGGGTCCCCAACCCCACCTCCTTCGGTGTCGCCGAACTCGACGCCGACGGCCGGGTGGTGGGCCTGGAGGAGAAGCCGAAGCAGCCCAAGAGCGACCTGGCGCTCGTCGGCGTCTATCTCTTCACCCCGGCCATCCACGAGGCCGTCCGCTCCATCGAGCCGTCCTGGCGCGGCGAGCTGGAGATCACCCACGCCATCCAGTGGCTGATCGACCAGAAGCGCGACGTCCGCTCCACGACCATCTCCGGCTACTGGAAGGACACCGGCAACGTCACCGACATGCTGGAGGTCAACCGGTCGGTCCTGGAGACCGTCGAGCCGGTCAACGAGGGCACGGTCGACGAGACCAGCGAGATCATCGGCCGGGTCCGCATCGAGGCGGGCGCCAGCGTCCGTGGCAGCCGGATCGTCGGTCCTGCCATCATCGGTGCCGGCACGGTGGTCAATGACGCCTACATCGGTCCGTTCACGTCCGTCTCCGAGGACTGCCGGATCGAGGACAGCGAAATCGAGTACTCCATCGTGCTGCGCGGTTCGTCCGTGACCGGCGTGCGCCGCGTGGAGGCCTCGCTCATCGGACGTGATGTCGAAGTCACGCCCGCGCCCCGTAACCCCAAGGCACACCGGCTCGTGCTCGGTGATCACAGCAAGGTGCAGATCTCTTCATGA